One genomic segment of Natrialbaceae archaeon AArc-T1-2 includes these proteins:
- a CDS encoding GAP family protein, which yields MNVLVILPLVFVMIGGPQILSAIFLATSEDWRRNSAAFVFGASLSISLVVTLAYFFGGGVTRQTGSNRPLHLFVLVFLLAAMAHTYLKREQSEPPAWMGKLETASPRFSFRLGFLLMGFFPTDVLTSITVGTYLASHGDPLWYAIGFVLLTLLFLSLPSLALLTIGDRAETLLPAVRTWMNTHSWIVSEVVLLVFVGITINNLVA from the coding sequence ATGAACGTTCTGGTGATCCTGCCGCTGGTGTTCGTCATGATCGGGGGACCACAGATCCTTAGCGCCATCTTTCTGGCCACGAGCGAGGACTGGCGGCGAAATTCGGCCGCGTTCGTCTTCGGTGCCTCCCTCTCGATCAGTCTCGTCGTCACGCTCGCGTATTTTTTCGGCGGCGGCGTCACCCGACAGACCGGGTCGAATCGGCCGCTCCATCTGTTCGTGCTCGTCTTTCTTCTCGCCGCGATGGCACACACCTATCTGAAACGCGAACAGTCGGAACCGCCCGCGTGGATGGGGAAACTGGAGACTGCGAGTCCGCGGTTTTCGTTTCGGCTCGGATTCCTGCTGATGGGATTTTTCCCGACCGACGTCCTCACGTCGATCACCGTCGGGACCTACCTCGCGAGCCACGGCGACCCGCTGTGGTACGCTATCGGCTTCGTCTTGCTGACGCTTCTTTTCCTCTCCCTTCCGTCGCTCGCCTTGCTTACGATCGGCGACCGTGCGGAAACGTTGCTGCCGGCGGTCCGAACCTGGATGAACACGCATTCGTGGATCGTAAGTGAGGTCGTGCTCCTGGTGTTCGTCGGGATCACGATCAACAATCTCGTCGCGTGA
- a CDS encoding cation:proton antiporter: protein MSEIALAADFAIIVVVATIIGLIARQTGQPTIIAYILTGIILGPVALDIVTEEGLVELMADLGFAFLLFLLGLKMRFEDIREILPAVTNVAIGQTVLQTALAFLVAWTLGFGTTEILVISLATVFGATPIIVKILTDKDEITSLPGKIDVGVLIVQDIYLVVVLALFAADELGGAADVASTLGVILVMMSFIALFSLFSSQYILPGLFRRIADNKDVFLIVAIAWAFLFVAIAEGADLDPKVGAFLAGLSIAQLPYSKELEDRITPITDFFILVFFATIGLQIDGLSSLLAYWWQAIVASVVLMVGNFWIMFYLIDREGFGVETSFLGSINMVQVSEFSLIVGALAIDQGLIGPDVLGYLSLMALLTMGISTYIIAYNHTIYERLEPWFRRFESDEGKDAEISTYEDHAIAIGYDEITERALPRLEAEFGDVVIIDRRTDHIEELEQEGRYDYVFGDFRHTEVRKEANLKGADFVLSSSVEREVNEALLAEVDDEATVFVEAERIGDARALYDRSATYVIMSTHLAAEKVSEYVELYVTDRAAFEDAVARDVDAIEARRRRERRRFGEDEAPSSAGVDADPTDSADLDADPDPDALEDRRSGGEFRD, encoded by the coding sequence ATGAGTGAAATCGCACTCGCCGCCGACTTCGCGATCATCGTCGTCGTAGCCACGATTATCGGGTTGATCGCCCGTCAAACCGGACAGCCGACGATCATCGCGTACATCCTCACGGGGATCATCCTCGGACCGGTCGCGCTCGATATCGTGACCGAAGAGGGGCTGGTCGAGTTGATGGCCGATCTCGGCTTCGCGTTCCTGCTCTTCCTGTTGGGCCTGAAGATGCGGTTCGAGGACATTCGCGAGATCCTCCCCGCGGTGACGAACGTCGCCATCGGGCAAACCGTCCTCCAGACGGCACTGGCGTTCCTGGTAGCGTGGACGCTCGGATTCGGGACCACCGAGATTCTCGTCATCTCGCTTGCTACCGTCTTCGGCGCGACCCCGATCATCGTCAAAATTCTCACTGATAAAGATGAGATTACCAGTCTTCCGGGGAAGATCGACGTCGGTGTCCTCATCGTTCAGGACATCTACCTCGTGGTCGTCCTCGCACTGTTCGCCGCCGACGAACTCGGCGGCGCGGCCGATGTCGCCTCGACGCTCGGCGTCATCCTCGTGATGATGTCCTTTATCGCCCTCTTCTCGCTGTTTTCGTCCCAATACATCCTCCCCGGACTCTTCCGGCGCATCGCGGACAACAAGGACGTATTCCTCATCGTCGCTATCGCCTGGGCGTTTCTGTTCGTCGCCATCGCCGAAGGCGCCGACCTCGATCCGAAAGTTGGCGCGTTTCTGGCGGGGCTTAGCATCGCACAACTGCCCTACAGCAAGGAACTCGAGGACCGAATCACGCCGATCACGGACTTTTTCATCCTCGTGTTCTTCGCCACCATTGGCCTCCAGATCGACGGACTCTCGAGCCTGCTGGCCTACTGGTGGCAGGCGATCGTCGCGTCGGTCGTTCTGATGGTCGGCAACTTCTGGATCATGTTCTATCTCATCGACCGCGAGGGGTTCGGCGTCGAAACCTCCTTCCTCGGTTCGATCAACATGGTCCAGGTCAGCGAGTTCTCGCTGATCGTCGGTGCGCTCGCGATCGATCAAGGCCTTATCGGGCCGGACGTGCTCGGCTACCTGAGCCTGATGGCGCTGTTGACGATGGGGATCTCGACCTACATCATCGCGTACAACCACACGATCTACGAACGGCTCGAGCCCTGGTTCCGGCGGTTCGAGTCCGACGAGGGGAAAGACGCCGAGATCAGTACCTACGAGGATCACGCCATCGCAATCGGGTACGACGAGATCACCGAGCGCGCCCTGCCGCGTCTCGAAGCGGAGTTCGGTGACGTGGTCATCATCGACCGACGAACGGATCACATCGAGGAACTCGAGCAAGAGGGGCGATACGACTACGTCTTCGGCGACTTCCGCCACACCGAAGTTCGCAAAGAGGCGAACCTCAAAGGCGCCGACTTCGTGTTGAGCTCGAGCGTCGAACGGGAGGTCAACGAGGCGTTGCTCGCGGAGGTCGACGACGAGGCGACGGTGTTCGTCGAGGCGGAGCGAATCGGCGACGCCCGCGCGCTGTACGACCGCAGCGCGACCTACGTCATCATGAGTACCCACCTGGCCGCCGAGAAGGTAAGCGAGTACGTCGAACTGTACGTCACAGACCGAGCGGCGTTCGAGGACGCCGTCGCCCGCGACGTCGACGCGATTGAGGCGCGGCGGCGACGTGAAAGACGCCGGTTCGGGGAAGACGAGGCCCCTTCGAGCGCCGGCGTCGACGCTGATCCGACCGATTCGGCCGATCTCGACGCCGACCCCGATCCCGACGCGCTCGAAGATCGACGCTCCGGAGGTGAGTTCCGTGACTGA